One window of the Crassaminicella thermophila genome contains the following:
- a CDS encoding quaternary amine ABC transporter ATP-binding protein: MSVKIKVENLTKIFGRNPKGVLKKLKKGMSKEEILEKTGHAVGVNNVSFEVNEGEIFVIMGLSGSGKSTLIRCLNLLNKPTAGKILFEGKDIVKFNKKELRAFRQDKIAMVFQHFGLFSHRTVIENVAYGLEVKGMSKEERLNIANETLKTVGLDGWGDKMPHELSGGMRQRVGLARALANNPDILLMDEPFSALDPLIRRDMQLELLDIQAKLNKTIIFITHDVNEAFKLGDRVAVMKDGKVEQIGTPEEILSNPANEYIENFIQDIDRSKIMQAKHVMFMPSPLLSNKDGLKVAVKQMQTHGISSLFVVNKERKLQGIITIDDTIKAIQEKKTLNDIIQQDFFKTNPETYVQDLIPMAIEAKYPIAVVDETEKLQGIIVRTSVLSGLVS; the protein is encoded by the coding sequence ATGTCAGTAAAAATAAAGGTTGAAAATTTAACTAAGATATTTGGACGTAATCCCAAAGGGGTATTAAAAAAATTAAAAAAGGGCATGTCAAAAGAAGAGATTTTAGAAAAAACAGGTCATGCAGTAGGAGTAAATAATGTATCCTTTGAAGTAAATGAAGGAGAAATCTTTGTAATCATGGGATTATCAGGCAGTGGAAAATCTACTTTGATCCGTTGCTTGAACTTACTTAACAAACCTACAGCTGGAAAGATTTTATTTGAAGGAAAAGATATTGTAAAATTTAATAAAAAGGAATTACGAGCATTCAGGCAAGACAAAATCGCAATGGTATTTCAACACTTTGGATTATTTAGCCATCGAACAGTCATTGAAAATGTAGCTTATGGTCTTGAAGTAAAAGGAATGTCAAAAGAAGAAAGATTAAATATTGCAAATGAAACCCTTAAAACGGTTGGGTTAGACGGATGGGGAGATAAAATGCCCCACGAACTAAGTGGAGGTATGCGCCAAAGGGTAGGACTTGCTCGAGCCCTTGCAAATAATCCAGATATTCTTTTGATGGATGAGCCTTTTAGTGCACTAGATCCATTGATTCGTAGAGATATGCAGCTTGAGCTTTTAGATATTCAAGCAAAGTTGAATAAGACTATTATATTTATTACTCATGATGTAAATGAAGCATTTAAGCTAGGAGATCGTGTAGCAGTAATGAAGGATGGAAAAGTAGAGCAGATCGGTACACCAGAAGAGATATTATCAAATCCAGCAAATGAATACATCGAAAATTTTATTCAAGATATTGACCGTTCAAAGATTATGCAGGCAAAGCATGTTATGTTTATGCCATCTCCTTTATTATCCAACAAAGATGGACTAAAGGTTGCAGTAAAGCAGATGCAGACCCATGGGATTTCTAGCTTATTTGTAGTAAACAAAGAAAGAAAACTACAAGGAATAATCACAATAGATGATACAATAAAAGCAATACAAGAAAAGAAAACTCTCAATGATATCATACAGCAGGATTTCTTTAAGACGAATCCTGAGACTTATGTACAAGATTTAATCCCAATGGCAATAGAAGCAAAATATCCTATTGCTGTTGTAGATGAAACAGAGAAGCTTCAGGGGATTATTGTTCGTACATCTGTTCTTTCAGGGTTAGTTTCATAA
- a CDS encoding ABC transporter permease: MNQFPDTFRIELGKYVEIFVKYLTTNFGDFFDAIKEGILWFLLKIEAFLQWLPWWFVILAIFVAGWRIKKLSSGICYAIMLFFVGAFGLWELMMSTLAVVLTSVFISLLVGIPIGILMAYSKKIETIMKPILDGMQTMPSFVYLIPAIMLFGLGKVPGVFATTIYAVPPVIRLTNLAIRSVSKEMVEAAHSFGSSPLQILLKVELPQALPTIMTGVNQTTMMAMAMVVVASMIGAKGLGGEVLIAINRIDIAKGTEAGLAIVVIAIIIDRITQGIAERFKIPQ, encoded by the coding sequence ATGAATCAGTTTCCAGATACATTTAGAATTGAACTAGGAAAATATGTAGAAATTTTTGTAAAATATCTTACCACAAACTTTGGTGATTTTTTTGATGCTATAAAGGAAGGTATATTGTGGTTTTTATTAAAAATAGAAGCATTTTTACAGTGGTTGCCTTGGTGGTTTGTAATATTAGCAATATTTGTAGCAGGATGGAGGATAAAGAAGCTTTCATCAGGCATATGCTATGCAATTATGTTGTTTTTCGTTGGCGCATTTGGACTTTGGGAATTAATGATGTCAACCTTAGCTGTTGTCTTAACTTCTGTTTTCATATCCTTACTTGTAGGAATTCCAATCGGAATTTTAATGGCTTACAGCAAAAAAATTGAGACTATTATGAAGCCAATATTAGATGGTATGCAGACAATGCCAAGCTTTGTATACTTAATCCCAGCTATTATGCTATTTGGATTAGGAAAAGTGCCAGGAGTATTTGCTACAACCATCTATGCAGTTCCACCAGTAATTAGACTTACTAATCTTGCAATTCGCAGTGTGTCAAAAGAAATGGTTGAAGCGGCCCATTCTTTTGGTTCTTCTCCTTTACAGATTCTACTAAAGGTTGAGCTTCCTCAAGCACTGCCAACCATTATGACAGGGGTAAACCAAACAACAATGATGGCAATGGCAATGGTTGTTGTAGCTTCTATGATTGGTGCGAAAGGATTAGGAGGAGAAGTACTCATTGCTATAAACCGAATCGATATTGCAAAAGGAACAGAAGCAGGATTGGCAATTGTAGTTATAGCCATTATAATTGATAGAATTACTCAAGGGATTGCAGAGCGTTTCAAAATCCCACAATAA